CCAGGACCCAAGTTCGATTACAAGATTGCATGGATGGCGAGGCTGCGGGCACGCATGGCGCAGATCTGGGCTGAAGAAGTGCCTGCCGCCGTTTTGGGTGATTTTAATGTCATTCCTGAGGATAATGACGTGTGGGCCACCAAAGCCATGGCCGACGATGCCTTGATGCAACCCCAATCGCGTGCCGCCTATTCACGCCTGTTAGCAGACGGCTGGACCGACGCAGTGCGTACACACAATCCGCGCGGCGGCGTGTGGACATATTGGGATTACCAGGCAGGCGCATGGCAGCGCGATCACGGATTCAGGATCGATCATATTCTGCTCAGCCCTGAATTGGCCGATCGGTTGGATGCGGTGGGCGTCGACAAGGAGCATCGCGGCCGCGAGAAGGCAAGCGACCATGCACCTGTTTGGGCGGTTTTGCGGGACTAGAGCGCAAAAGGGCCCGTCTGTTGCCAGACGAGCCCCGTTGTTCAATCCGACCAGACCGATCGATCAGCGATAAAAGATATGCTGGTTGATCGTTGCTCGCGCGATCATCTTGCGGTTCCAGCTCGGATTCACATATTTCGCGTGGAAATAGAGCGAGTCAGCTGCTTCGGATTCCCACAAACCTTCATGTGCAATCCGCGCGATTGCCTTCGCCCGGTCCCAAGCTGCCGATCCCTTGTTGATGAGCGGCATTGCGCCGCCACGCACGAATGAGAATTGCGCGCGCTGATAAACAACGCCGCAATAGCTCGAAGGGAAGCGCGAACTCTCAGCGCGGTTGATCACGACCTGCGCCACCGCCAGTTGCCCGGCCAGCGGTTCACCGCGAGATTCAAAGTACACCGCACCGGCAAGGCAGCGCATCTGCTCGGACAGTGCAAAATCAGTGTCGGTCTGCGAGACCAACTCGCGCAAATTTGAGGCATCGCCTGGCTGGGCGTCGCCCGCGTTGCTGTCGTCAGCAACCGGCTGCACCACTTCCTGCGATACGAATACAGGCTCTGATGCCGTCTTGGCATCAGCCGTAGCGGCTTGCGCTACTACTGCTTCAGGTTCTGCAACCTGGGCAGCCGCGCCGGACATCTCAGCGCTTGCAAATGTAAGCCCCAGCGCAACCACAGTTGTGGCAGCCCCGAGCCCATGGCTCCTGCGAGTCATAAATCCATTTAATTAGGCGGTGAGCTAGCTCCGTCGCAGGCTGGGACCGTTGCCTTTTTGGCTTATCAATAGTGGTCTAGTTACTTGGCCTGCCGGCCGCCCCCCGTCTGCGTGCTAGCGAGTTCGACCGTATTGCCGAACATGCGCCGCCTACGCGCCTGGAAGCTGGGGGGCAAATAGTCTGGTTTCCGATCAGGTCAAGTTAACGCGGCAGGGATGCGACGAACCGTGCACCATCAGCGATATCTACCTCCAAAATCCAGATATCGGGGTCCTGGTTCTTGCGCCTCTCAAGATAATCAAAAATTTCTTCTGGTTTTTCAGTGTTTTGCTGCTTTGCAGCAATAAACGGTCGCGAGCCGTCCAATTGTGGCATTTTTTCGAAAAGAACGGCGTTCTCACCACGATAGATAGTTAAGATCAGGATCGTTCCAGCGTCTCTTTCGCCCTTTGCGGTAACCATTGCGAAACCACCGGCAGATTCTGCCAAACGGATTATCGCGGAAACTTCGAGATGTGCTGGTAGCCGAGCGTCCAAAGCGTTTACTCCGCTGGGCTCGAGTACCCTGGCAGGCTCGATAGTGCGATATGCGAACGCATGAACGTGCCAGTGCCACGGCCAATTTCATCGCCTTCTGCATCCACCAGACGAGATTCAGCAACAAACACCCGCCTCTTGCCGCTGATCCACATACCCTCCGCTACAACTTCACCGGCGCGCACCGGTTTGGTGAAGTGCAGGTTGAATGACGTAGTCAGCAAAAATCGGTCTGTCGCACGCGTATTCGCAGCGTAGAAAGCTGCATCATCGAGCATCTTAAAATAGATCGTGCCGTGGGCAGCGCCGGCCGCATGGAAAACACTTTCCTCGACTTGGAAGATGATCCGCGAACGGCCGTCTCCGGTGATTTCAAGCCTTGAGTTGAATTTCTCATTGATCGGAGCTGAAGCGTAGAGACGTTCCAACGCGCGATGGTGCAGCTCAGCACCCTGGCTCGAGGCACTTGCTATGCTGCCGGCTTCACGCGGCATCGCGTTCCAGACGGCTTGAAAGCAATGCATACATCGCCTCGGTGTCGGGCGCCTCGATCAATGCATCACGCATATTGTCGTCGCGCGCCAGCCGCGAAATTGCCGCTAGAGCGTGCAAGTGGCCAGCGCCAGCATCGTCAGGCGAAAGCAACCCGAAAATCAGGTCAACCGGCATGCCGTCCGCCGCAGCGAAATCGACCGGGCTTTCCAGTCGAAGCAGGACCGCGACCGGCCGATTGACCAATGGCGAACGCGCGTGGGGAATGGCGACTCCATTACCGAATCCGGTGGAGCCGAGCTTCTCGCGCTCCTCTAATCCATCGAGTACATCCGACGCGTCCGCATTGTAACAATCCGCAAACAGCGCACCAACGCGTTGAAGCACTAGCTCCTTGGACGCCAGACAGTCGGTTGCGACCGCTTCTGGAAGCAATTGAAAATTCACATTCATTTCAGGCTGTTTTCACGTTTGGTGTTCTTGTTTCAGCGACCCCAACCATCGAGAGCCACTCCTCAAGGAGTGGTTTTATTCAGATGGTGTCCGTTTTTCTTTGTGCCTGCCGCCACGTCTTAGCGGCCTAGCCCCCACGCGGCTCAACCCAACCGATCGAGCCATCGGAGCGGCGATAAACCATATTATGCCGCCCAGTTCCAGCATTTTTGAAGAAAAGCGCATTCGTGTGCCGCAGGTCGAGCATCATGACAGCATCCGCGACACTTGCTTCAGGAATATCCACGCTAGTCTCAGCAATGATCGGTGGAGCATCGCTCGAAACTTCGTCTTCGCCTTCGTCGCTGGCGAAAATCGTATATCCCGCTTCTTCGACTACATAAGCCGCATCTTCTTCGGCGCGCGCATGATCGGCTTGCTCGTGCCTGTCCTTGAGCCGCCGCTTATAGCGCCGCAATTGTTTGTCGATCTTCTCAGCCGCCGCATCGAGCGCCTGATGCGCGTCAGCAGCGTCGGCATGCGCCTTTAGGATCAATCCCTGCATGACGTGGGTGACTATATCGCAAGCGAACATGCCTGCGGGTGCCTTTCCAAAAGTGACATGCGACGAAATCGCGCGGTCAAAATATTTGTCGACGATGCCGCCCAATCGATTATCCACATGCTCTCGCAATGCATCACCGGTTTCGATCTGATGGCCTGACACGCGAATATCCATAAGCGCGATTTCCTCCTGCTTGTTTCTGAAGGCATGTGCCTTCAAAGCCTTAACTCGACCAGACCGGATTCTCGATCCGTTCGAGGAATTCCTTGTGGCGCGCAATCTCCGCTGCGCTGGCCGCGTGGGGGCGTGGTTCACGTCGTGGGCCATTCGGCGCTGTCGGACGTGATCGGCCACCCTCGGCCTCACCATCACTTTGAAGATCGGCTGCCAGCTCCAACCCGATCTGCCGCCCACCCATCAGCTCGACATAAACCTGTGCAAGCAATTCGGCGTCGAGAAGCGCGCCGTGCTTTACGCGGTGGCTGCGATCCACACCGTAGCGAGAACACAGGGCATCGAGCGAAACCTTCGCTCCCGGATGCCGTTTCCGAGCTATCGCCACGGTATCAACCATGCGGCTCATCTCGATCGGCTTGCGTCCAATCAACTCGAGTTCACTGTTGAGAAATCCGAAGTCAAAGCCGGCGTTATGGGCGACCAGCGGCGCGTCTCCCAGAAATTCCAAAAGCTCGTCAGCCTGCGACGCAAACAGCGGCTTTGTCTCAAGGAATGAAATTGAAAGCCCATGTACTGCCTCTGCAGCAGAGGGCATGTCGCGTTCAGGATTGTAGTAAGCGTGATAAGTCGCACCGGTCGCAACCCGATTGACCATTTCGACACATCCAATTTCAACCATCCGATCTCCAGACTTGGGGTCCAGGCCGGTGGTCTCAGTGTCAAAAACGATTTCCCGCATTGGATATACTATCGGACTGAGTCAGCGATTTGGCAAGCGATTCTGGATCGTGGCCAAAGCTATCTTACGCAGCACCAAGCTTTGCGATCAATTCGGCGACTGCTGCCTCGGTCTCTCTCAGCGATACGCCTGTATCGATGACAAAGTCCGCGGCTTCCCGTTTTTCTGCATCCGGAGTCTGTAGCGAGAGGATATGGGCAAATTTCTCCGGCGTCATGCCTTCGCGGGCCAGAACCCGCTGGCGCTGTACCTCCGCTGGCGCAGATACGACTAAGACTGTGTCAACGTTCTCGTGGCCGCCCTTTTCGAACAACAACGGTATATCGAAAACAACCATTGGTGCGCCGCCGTGCTCGATCAGGAATTCAACGCGCTTGGCTGCAACTGCCGGATGCACGATGGCCTCCAATCTTGCGAGCGCTTCGGGATCACCGAAAACCCGGGCTCCAAGCGCATCTCGCCTGACACCTTCGTCACTGGTTGAGCCAGGGAACGCTGCTTCGATCGATTCGATCAATTCGCCACGCGGACCCTGCATCTTGCGAACTTCTGCATCGGCATCAAAAACAGGGACGCCGTGCCGTTCAAACATCTCGGCAACGGTAGACTTGCCCATACCAATCGAGCCGGTGAGACCGATAATGCGTGGGTGCGTCATTTGGTCAGCAGCTCCCGCAGGTCGGCATCGTGTTCACGCGGGGCGGGCAATCCGAAGAATTTTTCGAACGCGACTGCTGCCTGACCAATCAACATGTTGAGCCCGTCAATGGTGCGGTGACCGGCGGCGCGCGCATTCTTGAGGAACACGGTCTCCAGCGGATCGGTGACAATATCATAGGCAATGGCGCCTGGTGGTGCATGGCTCCAGTCAAACTTGAGGTACGGCTGGCCGCGCATGCCCAACGGGGAGGCGTTGACCACGAGATCGAAGCAACCCTCGCGGTCGTCAAAAGCAAAATTGGTCGTTTCCGCAAAGTGATCAAGATGCACGGCATGATGTTCACCGACAGGTGCAAGCTCATCAAGGATCGCGCGCGCTTTATCGGGATCGCGTCCGGCCAGTACCAACGTGAAACCATGCTCCGCTAGCGCCGTGATGATCGCACGCGCCGCGCCGCCAGTCCCCAACACACGCGCCATGCGGAAATAATGATCCTTGGCGAGCTCACTCTTCAGCGGCTCAAGAAATCCGGATGCGTCCGTGTTGTACCCAATCAACTTGTGATCTTCGCGTACCAACGTGTTTACGGCGCCGATTTTCTTTGCCACCGGATCCATGTGGTCGATCAGTGCAACAACGGCTTGCTTGTGCGGCATGGTGATATTGCAGCCGCGCCAGCCGGTCTCATCGCGGTGGGTCGCAATGTAATCGGACAGCGCGCCACGCACCACATGCTCCGCGCGATAGCTGGGTTCACACCCCAACTTCGTCAGCCAGAAATTGTGGATCGCGGGCGATTTTGATTGAGCAATCGGATCTCCGATCACTTGTGCATAGGGGATGCTCATGATGGTAATTCCCCCAGTTCGCGCAAGGCGCCAAGGACGCCTAGCAACGGCATACCCAACACAGTGAACTGATCACCTTCGATCCGTTCGAAGAGCTGCGGGCCCATCGCTTCGATCCTGAACGCGCCCGCACAATAGCCAATCTCTGGCCATTCTGCGTCGAGGTAAAACTCGATAAATGCTTCGCTGAAATCGCGCACATGAAGCTGCGCCAAGGACTGCGCGCTCCATTCGCATGTATCATCACGGACAATGGCCGCGCCGCTATGCAGCTCCATGGTTTTGCCGGAGAAGAAG
The Altererythrobacter ishigakiensis genome window above contains:
- the xth gene encoding exodeoxyribonuclease III encodes the protein MKIATYNINGIKARLPRLKEWLSETRPTVACLQEIKSMDENFPGDEFEEAGYHAIWHGQKSFNGVAILVDKESGLGETVEVQRGLGIDGPKEGEGEQARYLEADVGGVRIVCIYLPNGNPQPGPKFDYKIAWMARLRARMAQIWAEEVPAAVLGDFNVIPEDNDVWATKAMADDALMQPQSRAAYSRLLADGWTDAVRTHNPRGGVWTYWDYQAGAWQRDHGFRIDHILLSPELADRLDAVGVDKEHRGREKASDHAPVWAVLRD
- a CDS encoding cell wall hydrolase, encoding MTRRSHGLGAATTVVALGLTFASAEMSGAAAQVAEPEAVVAQAATADAKTASEPVFVSQEVVQPVADDSNAGDAQPGDASNLRELVSQTDTDFALSEQMRCLAGAVYFESRGEPLAGQLAVAQVVINRAESSRFPSSYCGVVYQRAQFSFVRGGAMPLINKGSAAWDRAKAIARIAHEGLWESEAADSLYFHAKYVNPSWNRKMIARATINQHIFYR
- a CDS encoding DUF1491 family protein, producing the protein MAESAGGFAMVTAKGERDAGTILILTIYRGENAVLFEKMPQLDGSRPFIAAKQQNTEKPEEIFDYLERRKNQDPDIWILEVDIADGARFVASLPR
- a CDS encoding PaaI family thioesterase, which codes for MPREAGSIASASSQGAELHHRALERLYASAPINEKFNSRLEITGDGRSRIIFQVEESVFHAAGAAHGTIYFKMLDDAAFYAANTRATDRFLLTTSFNLHFTKPVRAGEVVAEGMWISGKRRVFVAESRLVDAEGDEIGRGTGTFMRSHIALSSLPGYSSPAE
- a CDS encoding PTS sugar transporter subunit IIA; protein product: MNVNFQLLPEAVATDCLASKELVLQRVGALFADCYNADASDVLDGLEEREKLGSTGFGNGVAIPHARSPLVNRPVAVLLRLESPVDFAAADGMPVDLIFGLLSPDDAGAGHLHALAAISRLARDDNMRDALIEAPDTEAMYALLSSRLERDAA
- the hpf gene encoding ribosome hibernation-promoting factor, HPF/YfiA family, which gives rise to MDIRVSGHQIETGDALREHVDNRLGGIVDKYFDRAISSHVTFGKAPAGMFACDIVTHVMQGLILKAHADAADAHQALDAAAEKIDKQLRRYKRRLKDRHEQADHARAEEDAAYVVEEAGYTIFASDEGEDEVSSDAPPIIAETSVDIPEASVADAVMMLDLRHTNALFFKNAGTGRHNMVYRRSDGSIGWVEPRGG
- the dnaQ gene encoding DNA polymerase III subunit epsilon, which encodes MREIVFDTETTGLDPKSGDRMVEIGCVEMVNRVATGATYHAYYNPERDMPSAAEAVHGLSISFLETKPLFASQADELLEFLGDAPLVAHNAGFDFGFLNSELELIGRKPIEMSRMVDTVAIARKRHPGAKVSLDALCSRYGVDRSHRVKHGALLDAELLAQVYVELMGGRQIGLELAADLQSDGEAEGGRSRPTAPNGPRREPRPHAASAAEIARHKEFLERIENPVWSS
- the coaE gene encoding dephospho-CoA kinase (Dephospho-CoA kinase (CoaE) performs the final step in coenzyme A biosynthesis.); the encoded protein is MTHPRIIGLTGSIGMGKSTVAEMFERHGVPVFDADAEVRKMQGPRGELIESIEAAFPGSTSDEGVRRDALGARVFGDPEALARLEAIVHPAVAAKRVEFLIEHGGAPMVVFDIPLLFEKGGHENVDTVLVVSAPAEVQRQRVLAREGMTPEKFAHILSLQTPDAEKREAADFVIDTGVSLRETEAAVAELIAKLGAA
- the aroE gene encoding shikimate dehydrogenase, producing the protein MSIPYAQVIGDPIAQSKSPAIHNFWLTKLGCEPSYRAEHVVRGALSDYIATHRDETGWRGCNITMPHKQAVVALIDHMDPVAKKIGAVNTLVREDHKLIGYNTDASGFLEPLKSELAKDHYFRMARVLGTGGAARAIITALAEHGFTLVLAGRDPDKARAILDELAPVGEHHAVHLDHFAETTNFAFDDREGCFDLVVNASPLGMRGQPYLKFDWSHAPPGAIAYDIVTDPLETVFLKNARAAGHRTIDGLNMLIGQAAVAFEKFFGLPAPREHDADLRELLTK
- a CDS encoding Maf family protein — encoded protein: MIILASKSASRRTMLDAAGVEYEAVPAQLDERAVEAGIEGCTPGEIAEALSVAKAEVVASEYRGRLVLGSDSLVVCEGKRFDKPETREQAVEHLRFFSGKTMELHSGAAIVRDDTCEWSAQSLAQLHVRDFSEAFIEFYLDAEWPEIGYCAGAFRIEAMGPQLFERIEGDQFTVLGMPLLGVLGALRELGELPS